The Vicinamibacterales bacterium genome window below encodes:
- a CDS encoding BlaI/MecI/CopY family transcriptional regulator, whose protein sequence is MSRATVPKPTDAELAILRILWDRGPSTVRQVHEILAAERTAAYTTALKLLQIMTEKGLVERDERDRTHIYRARLSEEVTQRQLLRDLLERAFGGSSGKLVMQALATKRASAEELRDIRKAIDSARNDREVRDVDTRD, encoded by the coding sequence ATGTCCCGAGCCACCGTCCCGAAGCCGACCGACGCCGAACTGGCGATCCTGCGGATCCTGTGGGATCGCGGTCCCAGCACCGTCCGGCAGGTCCACGAGATTCTCGCCGCCGAGCGGACGGCCGCCTATACGACGGCCTTGAAGCTCCTGCAGATCATGACGGAGAAGGGGCTGGTGGAGCGCGACGAGCGCGACCGCACGCACATCTATCGCGCGCGCCTCAGCGAGGAAGTCACGCAGCGGCAGCTCCTCCGCGATCTGCTGGAGCGCGCCTTCGGCGGCTCGTCGGGCAAGCTCGTGATGCAGGCGCTCGCCACGAAACGTGCGTCCGCGGAAGAGCTGCGCGACATCCGGAAGGCGATCGACAGCGCCAGGAACGACAGGGAGGTCCGCGATGTTGACACCCGCGATTGA
- a CDS encoding serine/threonine-protein kinase → MTARDDWARVNALFAEVLELAPPKREEALAREAEERPAVAAEVRAMLRAHDRSGGFLESSAWADAPELLSETAAENSLTGRRIGPYAVREEVGRGGMGVVYAAEDERLGRVVALKMLPPAYSRDTVARERLAREARAAAALSHPSIATIYALEEIDGTLFIASELVRGATLRSALASGHLPREGLLDTLTQIAEALAAAHQHGIVHRDLKPDNVLRTAEGRIKVVDFGIARHLTPPLGNGAHGLTLTGTQLGTPGYMAPEQLRGRPIDARADIFAFGVMAYELATGSHPFGGSDPAALLERLVSDDPPLSRPLEPQGLDRIIRTCLRGDPAARYGSGAELLEALRRLQPAAAKPDPAPPSLQGAWWWKFHQVAVAIMTIAVVLQVGYRVRQWIAPYGSPVFLVVLVLATISTTLRLHMWFVSQVHPAALIALRGRVLQWVVFCESLLVGILMGLGIIISGPADGTAAHLIVTALLLLISLLVIEPATTRASLNQG, encoded by the coding sequence GTGACCGCGCGGGACGACTGGGCGCGCGTGAACGCGCTGTTCGCGGAGGTGCTGGAGCTGGCCCCTCCGAAGCGCGAGGAGGCGCTCGCGCGCGAGGCGGAAGAGCGCCCGGCGGTGGCGGCCGAAGTCCGCGCCATGCTCCGCGCCCACGATCGATCCGGCGGGTTCCTCGAGTCGTCGGCGTGGGCCGACGCGCCGGAGCTGCTGTCGGAAACCGCCGCCGAGAACTCGCTGACCGGGCGCCGCATCGGTCCGTACGCCGTCCGCGAAGAGGTCGGCCGCGGCGGCATGGGCGTCGTCTACGCCGCCGAAGACGAGCGTCTCGGCCGCGTCGTCGCGCTGAAGATGCTGCCGCCCGCCTACAGCCGCGATACGGTCGCGCGCGAGCGTCTGGCGCGCGAAGCGCGCGCGGCGGCGGCGCTGTCCCATCCGTCGATCGCGACCATCTACGCGCTCGAGGAGATCGACGGCACCCTGTTCATCGCCAGCGAGCTGGTCCGCGGCGCGACGCTGCGGTCGGCGCTGGCCTCCGGACACCTGCCGCGCGAGGGGCTGCTCGACACGCTGACGCAGATCGCCGAAGCGCTCGCCGCCGCGCATCAGCACGGGATCGTGCATCGCGATCTGAAGCCGGACAACGTGCTGCGTACCGCAGAAGGACGGATCAAGGTCGTCGATTTCGGGATCGCGCGCCACCTCACGCCGCCGCTCGGCAACGGCGCGCACGGCCTGACGCTCACCGGGACGCAGCTCGGAACGCCCGGCTACATGGCACCGGAGCAGCTGCGCGGCCGGCCGATCGACGCGCGCGCCGACATCTTCGCCTTCGGCGTGATGGCCTACGAGCTTGCGACCGGCAGCCATCCGTTCGGCGGCAGCGACCCCGCGGCGCTGCTCGAACGGCTCGTATCGGACGACCCGCCGCTGTCGCGCCCGCTCGAACCACAGGGCCTCGATCGCATCATCCGCACCTGCCTGCGCGGCGATCCCGCGGCGCGCTACGGCTCGGGGGCCGAACTGCTCGAGGCCCTGCGCCGGCTGCAGCCCGCCGCGGCAAAACCGGACCCCGCTCCGCCGTCGCTCCAAGGCGCGTGGTGGTGGAAGTTCCATCAGGTTGCCGTGGCGATCATGACGATCGCCGTCGTTCTGCAGGTCGGCTACCGCGTCCGGCAGTGGATCGCGCCGTACGGGTCGCCCGTCTTCCTGGTCGTCCTGGTCCTGGCGACGATTTCCACCACCCTGCGCCTCCACATGTGGTTCGTCTCGCAGGTCCATCCCGCCGCGCTGATCGCGCTGCGCGGGCGAGTCCTGCAGTGGGTGGTCTTCTGCGAGTCGCTGCTCGTCGGCATCCTCATGGGGCTCGGCATCATCATCTCCGGCCCGGCGGACGGAACCGCGGCGCATCTGATCGTCACCGCGCTGCTGCTGCTGATCTCGCTGCTGGTCATCGAACCGGCGACGACGCGGGCATCACTCAACCAGGGGTGA
- a CDS encoding RidA family protein encodes MSHIVFVPATAAADTGADVARQATLALARVDERLRAERSSLADAAAITVYLKRAADFAAMNDAYRQAFTATPPTRTTVVTEPLTAGALVEISAIAARTGADRRSVHPASWMASPNPYSYAIRTGDTLFLSGLIARNGTDNSVVNGDVAAQTRAVMENARALLEAAGLGFGHLVSARAFLPDLQDFAEFNRVYREYVGAHRPARATVGAALTGSAYKVEVTFVASAAPRQAIEIAPEPNPNLSTAVKAGASLYISGLLADAAAIQAGPAAETRDIVGKIHAIVSKAGLSKTDVRDLLVYVTDDEAGKAALAECRAAFGTSVAASPVRAGLALPGARVEIMSYAERG; translated from the coding sequence ATGTCCCACATCGTCTTCGTGCCGGCGACGGCGGCCGCTGACACCGGCGCGGACGTCGCCCGCCAGGCGACGCTGGCGCTGGCGCGCGTGGACGAGCGGCTGCGCGCCGAACGCTCGTCGCTGGCCGACGCCGCCGCCATCACCGTCTACCTGAAGCGCGCGGCCGATTTCGCGGCGATGAACGACGCGTACCGGCAGGCGTTCACCGCGACACCGCCTACGCGCACGACCGTCGTCACCGAGCCGCTCACCGCGGGCGCGCTGGTCGAGATCTCGGCGATCGCCGCCCGCACGGGCGCGGATCGCCGCAGCGTTCATCCGGCGTCGTGGATGGCGTCGCCCAACCCGTATTCCTACGCGATCCGAACCGGCGACACGCTGTTCCTGTCGGGCCTGATTGCGCGCAACGGCACCGACAACTCGGTGGTGAACGGCGACGTGGCCGCACAGACCCGCGCCGTCATGGAGAACGCGCGCGCGCTGCTCGAGGCCGCGGGTCTCGGCTTCGGGCACCTCGTGAGCGCCCGCGCCTTCCTTCCCGATCTGCAGGACTTCGCAGAGTTCAACCGCGTCTACCGCGAGTACGTCGGGGCTCACCGTCCGGCGCGCGCGACGGTTGGCGCGGCGTTGACGGGCAGCGCCTACAAAGTGGAAGTGACGTTCGTCGCGTCGGCGGCGCCCAGGCAGGCGATTGAGATCGCGCCCGAGCCGAACCCGAACCTGAGCACGGCGGTCAAGGCCGGCGCGAGTCTGTACATCTCCGGCCTGCTTGCCGACGCCGCCGCCATCCAGGCCGGCCCGGCCGCCGAGACGCGCGACATCGTCGGCAAGATCCACGCGATTGTGTCGAAAGCCGGGCTGTCGAAGACCGACGTGCGCGACCTCCTCGTTTACGTGACCGACGACGAGGCGGGGAAGGCGGCACTGGCGGAGTGCCGCGCGGCGTTCGGCACCTCGGTGGCGGCGAGCCCGGTGCGGGCCGGTCTGGCGCTGCCTGGCGCGCGCGTGGAGATCATGTCGTACGCGGAGCGGGGATGA
- the fdhD gene encoding formate dehydrogenase accessory sulfurtransferase FdhD, with protein sequence MSDGLDPPPPEGLTPTRDLDVTRVGPGGAIRTRDRVAAEEPLDVRLHGRSFAVIMRTPGEDRALAAGFLLSERIIRSAADIGAIEHCRHPDQTRAHHVVDVFLVGDAASRVPALLERRRQVIANSSCGVCGRATIDELAADVAPLTSMHAMPLGTLRELPHRLRESQTRFDETGGLHGAAIFARDGALLGSAEDVGRHNAVDKAIGAFLLSENPPQAPFGALMVSGRVSFEIVQKAWLAGIEIVAAVSAPTSLAIELADAAGITLLGFVRDASLNIYTHTARIAGV encoded by the coding sequence ATGTCTGACGGCCTCGATCCGCCGCCGCCGGAAGGGCTCACGCCGACGCGCGACCTCGACGTCACACGCGTGGGCCCCGGCGGCGCCATTCGTACGCGCGATCGCGTGGCGGCGGAGGAGCCGCTCGACGTCCGTCTCCACGGCCGCTCGTTTGCCGTGATCATGCGGACTCCCGGCGAGGATCGCGCCCTCGCGGCGGGATTCCTGCTGTCCGAGCGCATCATCCGGTCGGCCGCCGACATCGGCGCCATCGAGCACTGTCGCCATCCCGATCAGACGCGCGCGCATCACGTGGTGGACGTGTTCCTGGTCGGCGACGCGGCGTCGCGCGTGCCGGCGCTGCTGGAACGCCGGCGGCAGGTGATCGCCAACAGCTCGTGCGGCGTCTGCGGCCGCGCCACGATCGACGAACTCGCCGCCGACGTCGCCCCGTTGACATCGATGCACGCGATGCCCCTCGGCACCCTCCGCGAGCTGCCGCACCGGTTGCGGGAGTCGCAGACGCGGTTCGACGAAACCGGAGGACTCCATGGAGCGGCGATCTTCGCGCGCGACGGCGCGTTGCTGGGTTCGGCCGAAGACGTCGGCCGGCACAACGCCGTCGACAAGGCGATCGGCGCCTTCCTGCTGAGCGAGAATCCGCCGCAGGCTCCGTTCGGCGCGCTCATGGTCAGCGGCCGCGTGTCCTTCGAGATCGTGCAGAAGGCATGGCTCGCCGGGATCGAGATCGTCGCGGCAGTGTCGGCGCCCACGAGCCTCGCAATCGAGCTGGCGGACGCCGCCGGCATCACGCTGCTCGGCTTCGTGCGGGACGCCAGCCTCAACATCTACACGCATACGGCTCGGATCGCCGGTGTGTAG
- a CDS encoding M56 family metallopeptidase, whose translation MLTPAIDTLLQQPAPQAVGWALLQFVWQGAAIGVLTALALAVLRRSASDVRYVVATSGLALMLTLPIVTGVQRYQSLGLVSDAGAASAAQPPVIDSSVALGGGPAASGSEVAASAPVRTASWRALALDRMRAVRIEPLLPSLMLAWLIGVSLLSLRLLTGWWWIQRLRTHGVSTADDACRRMAARLSRRLHITRAITLLESTLVDVPTVIGFVRPVILLPASVLGGLTPQQLEAILAHELAHIRRHDYVVNLLQTLVETVLFYHPAVWWVSRRIRVERENCCDDLAVSLCGDPVAYASALADLEALRSGPAPDHHIAMAATGGSLLERVRRLLGAPSSHTVRGPAWLAGTVALLLIGGIAVDPDTLQAGQSSVATTSSYATLQRVPFAPPPAPPAPPAPPAPPSAEPGAPREPALEPGEPEPVEPEPVEPVEPVEPVEPVEPGEPVPPVPPVPPAPPAPDGRQSISHHADDTRGTWVWSSNGEKLEVKYAGAFEFSDDDSDVRQISPGGYLKITDGNWIGRHSVEISERGGQLERRYFVNGSERPFEPAGRTWLQQNLPKFVRNTGIGAPARVARFLRSGGVAAVMSEIGRIQSTYVKGLYFRELFKQATLTPEQYKQVMVQASGEMRSSSYELAQLLIAIADKLPADDASRRAYFQAASGIGSDYELRRVYSAMLKRGPVSSGTLAAILENTATIQSNYELSELLRQILSQQPLDERNRAAFFRVVGTIQSDYERRRVLSAAVSDTQPSDQALLASALTAAAPMSSSYETASFLLEVLKQNGVEGAARGPFFKTVAAVSSGYERGRVLQAVVRNPAAGAETLREVLRASSGMSGYELSQLLQLIARTHSLSGDVRDAYLASAERLSGYEQDQVFAALVKNERRK comes from the coding sequence ATGTTGACACCCGCGATTGACACGCTGCTCCAGCAGCCGGCCCCGCAGGCGGTGGGCTGGGCGCTGCTCCAGTTCGTGTGGCAGGGAGCCGCGATCGGCGTGCTGACTGCCCTCGCCCTCGCCGTGCTTCGCCGCAGCGCCTCCGACGTTCGGTACGTGGTGGCGACCAGCGGCCTCGCGCTGATGCTGACGCTGCCGATCGTCACCGGCGTGCAGAGGTACCAGTCGCTCGGCCTCGTCAGCGACGCCGGAGCCGCAAGTGCCGCTCAGCCGCCCGTGATCGACAGCAGCGTCGCGTTGGGCGGCGGACCGGCGGCGAGCGGCAGCGAGGTCGCGGCGTCCGCGCCGGTGCGCACCGCCTCGTGGCGTGCGCTGGCGCTCGATCGCATGCGCGCGGTGCGCATCGAGCCGCTGCTTCCGTCGCTGATGCTCGCATGGCTGATCGGCGTGTCGCTGCTCAGCCTGCGGCTGCTGACCGGTTGGTGGTGGATTCAGCGTCTGCGCACGCACGGCGTCAGCACCGCGGATGACGCCTGCCGGCGCATGGCCGCCCGCCTGTCGCGGCGGCTGCACATCACGCGCGCGATCACTCTGCTCGAGTCGACGCTGGTCGACGTCCCGACGGTGATCGGATTCGTGCGGCCGGTGATACTGCTGCCGGCCAGTGTGCTCGGCGGCCTGACGCCGCAGCAGCTCGAAGCCATCCTGGCGCACGAGCTCGCGCACATCCGGCGCCACGACTACGTCGTGAACCTGCTGCAGACGCTCGTCGAGACCGTGCTCTTCTATCATCCGGCGGTGTGGTGGGTCTCACGCCGGATCCGCGTGGAGCGCGAGAACTGCTGCGACGATCTCGCGGTGTCGCTGTGCGGCGATCCGGTCGCCTATGCCAGCGCGCTGGCCGATCTGGAAGCGCTGCGCTCCGGTCCCGCGCCGGATCATCACATCGCGATGGCGGCGACGGGCGGCTCGCTGCTGGAGCGGGTGCGCCGCCTGCTCGGCGCTCCGTCATCGCACACTGTCCGCGGGCCCGCGTGGCTTGCCGGCACCGTTGCGCTGCTGTTGATCGGCGGCATCGCCGTCGACCCGGACACCCTCCAGGCCGGGCAGTCGTCCGTAGCGACGACGAGTTCGTACGCCACCCTGCAGCGCGTCCCGTTCGCCCCCCCGCCCGCGCCCCCCGCCCCGCCGGCTCCGCCCGCGCCGCCATCGGCAGAACCCGGAGCCCCGCGTGAACCCGCACTCGAACCCGGAGAACCCGAACCCGTAGAACCCGAACCCGTAGAACCCGTAGAACCCGTAGAACCCGTAGAACCCGTAGAACCCGGAGAACCCGTGCCCCCCGTGCCCCCCGTGCCCCCCGCCCCCCCGGCGCCGGACGGCCGCCAGAGCATCAGCCACCACGCGGACGACACCCGCGGCACGTGGGTCTGGTCGAGCAACGGCGAGAAGCTCGAGGTGAAGTACGCGGGCGCGTTCGAATTCTCGGACGACGACAGCGACGTTCGTCAGATCTCGCCGGGCGGCTATCTCAAGATCACGGACGGGAACTGGATCGGCCGCCATTCGGTCGAGATCAGCGAGCGCGGCGGGCAGCTCGAGCGCCGCTATTTCGTGAACGGGTCCGAGCGGCCGTTCGAGCCGGCGGGGCGCACCTGGCTGCAGCAGAACCTGCCGAAGTTCGTGCGCAACACCGGCATCGGCGCCCCGGCGCGGGTCGCGCGCTTCCTCCGCAGCGGCGGCGTGGCCGCGGTGATGAGCGAGATCGGCCGCATTCAGTCCACCTACGTGAAGGGGCTGTACTTCCGTGAGCTGTTCAAGCAGGCCACGCTCACGCCCGAACAGTACAAGCAGGTGATGGTGCAGGCCTCCGGCGAGATGCGCAGTTCCAGTTACGAGCTCGCGCAGCTGCTCATCGCCATCGCCGACAAACTGCCGGCCGACGACGCGTCGCGGCGCGCCTACTTCCAGGCCGCTTCCGGCATCGGCTCCGATTACGAGCTGCGTCGTGTGTATTCGGCGATGCTCAAGCGCGGACCGGTCAGCTCCGGGACGCTCGCCGCGATCCTCGAGAACACCGCGACGATCCAGTCGAACTACGAGCTGTCCGAGCTGCTCCGCCAGATCCTGTCGCAGCAGCCGCTCGACGAACGCAACCGCGCCGCGTTCTTCCGCGTCGTCGGCACCATCCAGAGCGACTACGAGCGGCGCCGCGTGCTCAGCGCCGCGGTGAGCGACACGCAGCCGAGCGATCAGGCGCTGCTCGCGTCGGCGCTGACGGCCGCAGCGCCGATGAGCAGCAGCTACGAAACGGCGTCGTTCCTGCTCGAGGTGCTGAAGCAGAACGGCGTCGAGGGGGCCGCGCGCGGTCCCTTCTTCAAGACCGTCGCGGCGGTGAGCTCCGGCTACGAGCGCGGCCGCGTGCTGCAGGCGGTCGTCCGCAACCCGGCGGCCGGTGCCGAGACGCTGCGGGAGGTGCTGCGCGCCTCGAGCGGCATGAGCGGCTACGAACTGTCGCAGCTGCTGCAGCTGATCGCCCGCACCCATTCGCTCAGCGGCGACGTGCGCGACGCCTACCTCGCGTCCGCCGAGCGGCTCTCGGGGTACGAGCAGGATCAGGTGTTCGCCGCCCTGGTCAAGAACGAGCGACGAAAGTAG
- a CDS encoding heme-binding domain-containing protein, with the protein MVRFARFARWGLLLFLVLFIGAQAFRPDRTNPPSTPGGSLVAHATPEVAAILDRACRDCHSNDTRWPWYTNVSPTSWLVANHVSHGREHFNYSEWTAIDEDDQDSLLGGMCSLAERGRMPLPSYLIVHREARLSPADVKTLCAWTEKMRDMLQ; encoded by the coding sequence ATGGTGAGATTCGCTCGATTCGCCCGCTGGGGGCTGCTGCTGTTCCTGGTCCTGTTCATCGGGGCGCAGGCCTTTCGCCCCGATCGCACCAACCCGCCCTCGACGCCGGGGGGGTCGCTGGTTGCGCATGCGACGCCGGAAGTGGCGGCGATCCTCGATCGGGCCTGCCGCGACTGTCACTCGAACGACACGCGGTGGCCGTGGTACACCAACGTCTCGCCGACGTCGTGGCTGGTCGCCAACCACGTGAGCCACGGCCGCGAGCACTTCAACTACTCGGAGTGGACGGCGATCGACGAAGACGACCAGGACTCGCTGCTCGGCGGCATGTGCAGCCTCGCCGAGCGCGGCCGGATGCCGCTGCCGTCGTACCTCATCGTTCACCGCGAGGCCAGGCTGTCGCCGGCCGACGTCAAGACCCTCTGCGCGTGGACGGAGAAGATGCGGGATATGCTTCAATGA
- a CDS encoding peptidylprolyl isomerase: MATYAKFETTEGNFKIRLFDQEAPNTVGNFVGLAEGTKEWRDPKTGERKKAPFYDGIIFHRVINGFMIQGGDPLGQGTGGPGYNFADEFHPQLRHDKAGILSMANAGPNTNGSQFFITLGPTPHLDRRHSVFGEVVEGLDVVKKIGAVPTGRQDRPVTPVVINKVSIERTA; encoded by the coding sequence GTGGCAACCTACGCAAAGTTCGAGACGACCGAAGGCAATTTCAAGATCCGCCTGTTCGACCAGGAGGCACCGAACACGGTGGGCAATTTCGTCGGGCTCGCCGAGGGCACCAAGGAATGGCGGGATCCGAAGACCGGCGAGCGCAAGAAGGCCCCGTTCTACGACGGCATCATCTTCCACCGCGTCATCAACGGCTTCATGATTCAGGGCGGCGATCCGCTCGGCCAGGGCACCGGCGGGCCTGGCTACAACTTCGCGGACGAGTTCCATCCGCAGCTGCGGCACGACAAGGCGGGAATCCTGTCGATGGCGAATGCCGGGCCGAACACCAACGGCAGCCAGTTCTTCATCACCCTCGGACCGACGCCGCATCTCGATCGCCGGCACTCCGTGTTCGGTGAGGTGGTCGAAGGGCTGGACGTCGTGAAGAAGATCGGCGCCGTTCCCACCGGCCGGCAGGATCGGCCGGTGACGCCGGTCGTGATCAACAAAGTCTCCATCGAGCGGACGGCCTGA
- a CDS encoding DUF523 and DUF1722 domain-containing protein → MTPLRIGISSCLLGDEVRFDGGHKRDPFLTETLGPFVEWVRVCPEVEVGMGVPRETLRLVKVGGDTRMITTRTGIDHTDEMRAFAARRARELAALGLRGYVLKKDSPSCGMTRVKVYDAEAKAPVRDGVGIYAAVLAAAFPALPIEEEGRLQDPVLRENFIERVFACDRLRTLFDGRWTLSDLIGFHTAHKMALLAHSTSAYHELGRLVAAAKGVPRGELRRRYEALFMKTLARPATPARHTNVLRHMAGHLKKLLDDGSRRELGECIEEYRRELVPLIVPLTLLRHHVRAHGVAYLAGQTYLEPHPRELMLRNHV, encoded by the coding sequence ATGACGCCGCTGCGGATCGGCATCTCGTCCTGCCTGCTGGGCGACGAGGTCCGGTTCGACGGGGGGCACAAGCGGGACCCGTTTCTCACCGAGACGCTGGGGCCCTTCGTCGAGTGGGTCCGGGTCTGTCCGGAAGTCGAAGTCGGCATGGGGGTGCCGCGCGAGACGCTGAGGCTCGTCAAGGTCGGCGGCGACACGCGCATGATCACCACGCGTACCGGCATCGATCACACCGATGAGATGCGCGCCTTCGCCGCGCGGCGGGCCAGGGAGCTGGCGGCGCTCGGGCTGCGCGGCTATGTCCTGAAGAAGGACTCGCCGAGCTGCGGCATGACGCGCGTGAAGGTGTACGACGCGGAGGCGAAGGCGCCGGTGCGCGACGGCGTCGGCATCTACGCCGCCGTCCTTGCCGCCGCCTTTCCGGCGCTGCCGATCGAGGAGGAAGGACGGCTGCAGGACCCGGTGCTGCGCGAGAACTTCATCGAGCGCGTGTTCGCCTGCGATCGGCTGCGCACGCTGTTCGACGGGCGATGGACGCTGAGCGATCTGATCGGGTTCCACACCGCGCACAAGATGGCGCTGCTCGCGCACTCGACCTCCGCCTATCACGAGCTCGGCCGCCTGGTCGCCGCCGCCAAGGGTGTCCCGCGGGGCGAGCTGCGCCGGCGCTACGAAGCGCTGTTCATGAAGACGCTCGCGCGCCCGGCAACGCCGGCGCGGCACACCAACGTGCTCAGGCACATGGCGGGGCACTTGAAGAAGCTCCTCGACGACGGATCGCGGCGCGAGCTCGGCGAATGCATCGAGGAGTACCGCCGCGAGCTGGTCCCTTTGATCGTGCCGCTCACGCTGCTGCGCCATCACGTCCGCGCCCACGGCGTGGCGTACCTGGCGGGGCAGACGTACCTGGAGCCGCATCCGCGCGAGTTGATGCTGCGCAATCATGTCTGA
- a CDS encoding sigma-70 family RNA polymerase sigma factor has protein sequence MDPAPFDDLVDRATRGDAPALEALMPLVYAELRRLAAHYLKGERPGQTLQPTALVHEAYLKLLKDRPERWQNRAHFCAIAAHAMRQILIERARARHALKRGGGQPRVTFDEALPAPAPAQSVDMLALDAALDRLAELDAGQARIVELRYFGGLSIEETAEAMKISPATVKRHWAAARAWLAKELEP, from the coding sequence ATGGATCCCGCGCCGTTCGACGACCTGGTCGATCGGGCGACGCGCGGAGATGCTCCCGCGCTCGAGGCGCTGATGCCGCTCGTCTACGCCGAGCTGCGGCGCCTCGCGGCGCACTACCTCAAGGGGGAGCGCCCCGGCCAGACGCTGCAGCCGACGGCGCTCGTCCACGAGGCCTACCTCAAGCTGCTCAAGGATCGCCCCGAGCGCTGGCAGAACCGCGCGCACTTCTGCGCCATCGCGGCGCACGCGATGCGCCAGATCCTGATCGAGCGCGCCCGCGCGCGGCACGCGCTGAAGCGCGGCGGCGGCCAGCCGCGCGTCACGTTCGACGAAGCGCTGCCGGCGCCGGCACCGGCACAATCGGTCGACATGCTGGCGCTCGACGCCGCCCTGGATCGTCTCGCCGAGCTCGATGCCGGGCAGGCGCGAATCGTCGAGCTGCGCTACTTCGGCGGACTCTCGATCGAGGAGACCGCCGAGGCGATGAAGATTTCCCCCGCCACCGTCAAGCGGCACTGGGCCGCCGCGCGCGCGTGGCTCGCGAAAGAGCTGGAGCCGTGA
- a CDS encoding ATP-binding protein — protein sequence MRDPVLDGAFDAIITMSADGAVVDLNAAAERMFEVTREQAVGRELAALIIPEEQREEHRRALAAFRVGAPSRIVGRRLELYGLRGGTERFPLELSVSRVDTPAGPVFAAWIRDLSERRAAEEALRHSELQLRQAQKMEAVGRLAGGVAHDFNNVLTAIFGYADLLLDGFAAEDPRRADVEEIKRAANRAAALTRQLLAFSRKQVMQPRRLNLNDIIQNIQKLLGKLLGDEVELRVETDPLLGDVRADPGQLEQVLMNLAANARDAMPEGGRVTIVTANQDLRLEDTAGLVGLVPGSFVTLTVSDTGHGIPEQVRRHIFEPFYTTKAQGKGTGLGLATVYGIVKQSGGWIYLNEAPGPGASFRIYLPRLDAA from the coding sequence ATGCGGGATCCCGTGCTCGATGGTGCATTCGACGCGATCATCACCATGAGCGCGGACGGCGCCGTCGTCGACTTGAACGCGGCGGCGGAGCGCATGTTCGAGGTGACGCGCGAACAGGCCGTCGGCCGCGAGCTTGCCGCCCTGATCATCCCGGAAGAACAGCGTGAGGAGCACCGCCGCGCGCTGGCGGCGTTCCGCGTCGGCGCCCCCTCCCGCATCGTCGGGCGCCGGCTCGAGCTGTACGGCCTCCGCGGCGGGACGGAGCGGTTCCCGCTCGAGCTGTCGGTCTCGCGCGTCGACACGCCTGCCGGGCCGGTGTTCGCGGCGTGGATCCGCGATCTCAGCGAACGGCGCGCCGCCGAAGAGGCGCTCCGCCACAGCGAGCTGCAGCTCCGGCAGGCGCAGAAGATGGAGGCGGTCGGCCGGCTCGCCGGCGGCGTGGCGCACGACTTCAACAACGTGCTCACCGCGATCTTCGGCTACGCGGATCTGCTGCTCGACGGCTTCGCGGCGGAGGATCCGCGCCGCGCCGACGTCGAGGAGATCAAGCGGGCGGCCAACCGCGCCGCCGCGCTCACGCGGCAGCTGCTCGCGTTCAGCCGCAAGCAGGTGATGCAGCCGCGCCGGCTGAACCTCAACGACATCATCCAGAACATCCAGAAGCTGCTGGGCAAGCTGCTCGGCGACGAGGTGGAGCTGCGGGTCGAGACGGATCCGCTGCTCGGCGACGTCAGGGCGGATCCCGGACAACTGGAGCAGGTGCTGATGAACCTCGCGGCCAACGCGCGCGACGCGATGCCCGAGGGAGGCAGGGTCACGATTGTGACCGCCAATCAGGACCTGCGCCTCGAAGACACGGCGGGACTCGTCGGGCTCGTGCCCGGGTCGTTCGTGACGCTCACCGTGTCGGACACCGGCCACGGCATCCCGGAGCAGGTGCGCCGCCACATCTTCGAGCCGTTCTACACCACCAAGGCACAGGGGAAGGGGACCGGCCTGGGGCTGGCGACGGTCTACGGGATCGTGAAGCAGAGCGGCGGGTGGATTTACCTGAACGAGGCGCCGGGACCAGGCGCCTCGTTCCGGATCTATCTGCCGCGGCTCGATGCGGCGTAG
- a CDS encoding sigma-70 family RNA polymerase sigma factor translates to MIGDRAAVTRFPAGHAAEDGALVRAARRGDASAFARLYDRYARIVHAALLARVPRQDVEDLVQDVFLAAWRRLDDLRDPAAFGGWIARIARNRATDSRRRSADFVELPADLQGPGAASAELEAHAALDAIRALPEAYRETLLLRLVEGLTGPEIAERTGLTPASVRVNLHRGMKLLRERLGGGPAAAREER, encoded by the coding sequence GTGATCGGCGACAGGGCCGCGGTCACGCGGTTTCCGGCGGGCCACGCGGCCGAGGACGGCGCGCTCGTTCGCGCGGCGCGGCGCGGCGACGCCTCCGCCTTCGCGCGGCTGTACGATCGCTATGCGCGGATCGTGCATGCGGCGCTGCTGGCCCGCGTCCCGCGGCAGGATGTGGAGGACCTGGTTCAGGACGTGTTTCTCGCCGCCTGGAGACGCCTCGACGATTTGCGCGATCCGGCGGCGTTCGGCGGGTGGATCGCGAGGATCGCGCGCAACCGCGCGACCGACTCGCGCCGGCGCAGCGCGGATTTCGTCGAGCTGCCGGCTGATCTGCAGGGTCCGGGCGCGGCGTCGGCGGAACTGGAAGCGCACGCGGCGCTCGACGCGATCCGCGCACTGCCGGAGGCATATCGTGAAACACTGCTGCTCCGTCTCGTCGAGGGGCTCACCGGCCCGGAGATCGCGGAGCGCACCGGCCTGACGCCAGCGTCGGTGCGCGTCAACCTGCATCGGGGGATGAAGCTGTTGCGGGAGCGATTGGGCGGAGGACCCGCGGCCGCGCGCGAAGAGCGATGA